The DNA segment AACTGGATCGTCGTGAACATGACAGCGAATCACATAATTGCCGATCTCTTAGATTCAGAATGTAACTGTAACCCTACTCCACAGCCAGTAAGTCAAGCATCCACCGCTTCATATCCTGAGTAcactctccatcttcgtTCTCGATGACTATAAAGTCATGGGCACAATTCTCATAACGCTGAAACCGCAACTTCAGATCGGGGTTCAAGAGCTCGACCCTTTCCTTGAAAGCAAGCACCTGATCTCGGAAGATCTCGTGTGTTCCGGCAGTCACGTACATCTGGCTCACGACAGATGCCATTCCGGCCAAACTAGACTCATCTCTATCTAGTGGAAATGCTGAGATGGTGGGTTCGGCGTCAGGGCCTAGTAACTCCTTGGTAAATGCTACAATGCCTGGTGTTGGAAGCATATCTATCCATGCGTTCTCTCTGTATGAAGCATCGTCGGTGGATTGGGCTACCCATGGAGAAACCAGAAAGGCACCAGCCAGGGGCTTGGCTAATGTTATTTCTGGGACTGTGGGTAGTGGTTGAAGGAGGTGACAGAGTAACTGGGCTGTTAGTTGTCCGCCGGCAGAGTCTCCTCCAATTATGATATCCTGAGGTGAAATTCCCTTGTGTAGAAGATAAGCCAGTCCGCTTGCTGCTTGTCGAAGTTGTACTGGGTATCTCGCCTCGGGAATCAAAGTGTACTCAAGAACAGCCACTGCGACCTCAACGCCCTCTTCGATCCCCGCAAGGACATACGCTCGCCAGCACCAATCCAGATGTCCTTTCGTGATTGGGGCCGCATAGCCACCGCCGTGAAAGAACAGAACAActttctttgcttgctttcgATCGCCTATCAAAAGCGCGACATTTGCCATCTTCTAGAACCTNNNNNNNNNNNNNNNNNNNNNNNNNNNNNNNNNNNNNNNNNNNNNNNNNNNNNNNNNNNNNNNNNNNNNNNNNNNNNNNNNNNNNNNNNNNNNNNNNNNNNNNNNNNNNNNNNNNNNNNNNNNNNNNNNNNNNNNNNNNNNNNNNNNNNNNNNNNNNNNNNNNNNNNNNNNNNNNNNNNNNNNNNNNNNNNNNNNNNNNNNNNNNNNNNNNNNNNNNNNNNNNNNNNNNNNNNNNNNNNNNNNNNNNNNNNNNNNNNNNNNNNNNNNNNNNNNNNNNNNNNNNNNNNNNNNNNNNNNNNNNNNNNNNNNNNNNNNNNNNNNNNNNNNNNNNNNNNNNNNNNNNNNNNNNNNNNNNNNNNNNNNNNNNNNNNNNNNNNNNNNNNNNNNNNNNNNNNNNNNNNNNNNNNNNNNNNNNNNNNNNNNNNNNNNNNNNNNNNNNNNNNNNNNNNNNNNNNNNNNNNNNNNNNNNNNNNNNNNNNNNNNNNNNNNNNNNCACTCTGACTAGGACACTTCGTTACTATAGCCAGCATATGATAGGCGTAGAGCTAGCTGAGCTTCTCCCactttgagaatggagaaTCATTGCTTATGCAATATGGTATTACGCAGATTGACTGAGGCGAGATTGAGCACTTTGGCCATAGGTTCTAGGTTGAGGAACAGGGTCTAGTATTTGTGCCACTCCGGTAGCTCATGCCGAGGAATTCCCCACGGGGTATCGGGGCCCCAAAATCCATACCGAGGCATATGCCATAGGTTTTGGTTTGATCATACTAAGACACTTGGCGTGATAGAACCGAAAGTTCGTGACCCCCCCACGAGCAACAAGCCTAGGTACGGAATCGTGCCGTCAGTGCTAACGGAAGCGCTCCGCATTTTGGTAAGGCAGGCCCCAAATCATTGGCTCGCAGCTTGATGGTTGGACAGCTGGTGCATCTACCGATGCTTTGGGACTAGCTTGCGAAGATCTGCGGAGGCGAGTGCATCTGTCAGGATCTGCATCGTGAGAAAACATCAAAATTCTGAATGGCCTCGATCTTATGGAAAATATTGATGCGACTTCTAATAGACACGAATTGGCCAGAAAACCATCAAGCATAAAGATTCAACATGGAATTAGTTCACACTCTCTTGGGAAACTGTTTTACTCTCAACGACGCGGGCACGGGTCCGTTCCGGCTCGTGCAGATTATCGTCGGAACAGTTCCAACAATGAGCTAACTACATAGACTAAGACTAGTGTCCATTAGATACGAATAATGAGGGGTAAACCTGGGGTTAGTCTCTACCCCATACTGGCATGTGACGTTCCCGAGGAACTTAAAGATGTCTGCCGCCTTGGCCTGGGGCTTGTAGGTGCCAGACCCCCTTATTCACTCTTCCTGAAGCTACGGCAACGCCAATATCCTCATAATGGCTGAACGTACAGCAGTTGGACTTCCTACAGGCCCCAGCTCTGGGCCTCTGACGGATGCGCAATGGCAGGTTATGATGGCTATTATGGACACTATCATTGCTCCTTGTCCTGAGTGCGCGATACCTGCTGGTCAGAAGAGTGCTCTACTCAACAACTGCGATGATTCTACACTCAGGGCTTTTCTTGACGAAAAGCCTTCCAATATGCCACTGTTCCAGGAGATTTTGAAGCGCCTGCTGGCGAATCTCCATGCTGATAAACTGTCTGCAATTGCTACAGTATGCTCACTTCTCGGGTaagccttttccttcttcgaACTTGCCTTTAATATAGTTTACTAATATCGTGACATGACAGAAATCGGGCTGCTGTCCTTCCTCTTACTGGTTACTTCACACTATTTTGTGATCTGTCTCCCCAAGACCGAACATTAGTACTCAACTCTTGGCAAACGAGCTCTCTAGCTACCTTTCGCGTCCTCTTCAAACAACTCTCAATCATCGGGAAGCATGTTTATCTCCGATCAAGTACGCTTTTCAATGAAGTCGTTCGCTTCCCATCCACTCCTGTTGGATGGCATCCGGTCGAATCATACCCATTTGAGTTCATGCAGTTCAACGACTCCGAAACCCATGTTCAACTAGAAACCGATGTTGTGATTGTGGGCTCTGGCTGTGGTGCAGGAGTCGTCGCAAGGACTATGGCCATGGCAGGCCATCGCGTTTTAGTGGTGGATAAAGGACAACATTTTGAAACCACGTCGATGCCCCTCGATCAAAGCGCAGGATACTTTCATCTTTTCGAGGGTGGAGGCTTAGTATCCTCTGAGGACGGATCTATCTCTACACTCGCAGGGTCATGCTTTGGTGGAGGCGGAACAGTCAACTGGAGCGCCTGCTTACAGCCTCAGAACACAGTCCGCGATGAATGGGCAGACCAGCGAggtctcagcttcttcaaatCGGCCAAGTTCCAGGAACATCTTGATTCGGTCTGTGAGCGCATGGGCGTCAGCAACGAGCCTATCAACCATAACCACGGAAACAACGTTTTGCTCGAGGGTGGACGCAGACTCGGATACAGCGCTAAGCAGGTGCCCCAGAATACAGGCCATGGCGAGCATCTGGATGGATATTGCTCCATGGGTTGCTGGAAGGGTCAGAAGAATGGGCCTGTTAATGGCTGGCTACCAGATGCTGCTAGGTGCGGAGCCAAGTTCATTACAGGCTTTTACGTCAACAAGGTCCTTTTTAAGAAGCGTGGTAGTAAAAATATCGCCTATGGTGTGACTGGAACTTGGAGGCCAAAAGACGGCCCTGATGCCGCGGCCAGAACGGTGACGATCAGCGCGAAGAGGGTTGTGATTTCAGCTGGTAGTCTGTGCAGTCCTATCATCTTGAAAAACAGCGGACTCAAGGTACGACCTAAATTCAGCACTACGAATACCGGATCGATTGCTAACTCGCCAGGATAGAACAAGCATATTGGACGCAACCTCCATCTACACCCAACATCATTCGTATCAGCAATATTTGAACAGGAGACACGGCCATGGGAAGGTACGTCACTTTGAGTATTGAAGGAGGTTAGATTTTAACACGTTGAAGGCGGAATCCTTACCTCTGTGGTTTCGAGCTTCGACAATGTTGATGGACATGGCCATGGCGTGAGGCTTGAACGTCCTGCAATGCTGGCAAGTCTCCCCGATAACCAATATTCGAAGTAAAACTGACAGTGATAGCCTTCTATGTGTCTGACATGGTGTAATTGGACCTCAGGAGCTGACTACAAAGCCACAATATTGAAGTACAGGAACATGGAAGCATACATCGCTATTACTCGAGATCGCGACAGCGGACAAGTCACAGCGGACCCTATAAATGGCACACCTCGATTGGTCTACACTCCCTCCAAGTTCgatgccagcaacaacatgaAGGGCATGCTTGGCCTGGCAAAGATTCTCTATGTACAAGGTGCCTTGGAGATTCATCCCATACTTCCCGGTCTCGAGCCATTTATCCGTGAGCCAGAGAGTGTGACAAATGGCGTCGATAGCTCTTCAGGAGTCACAGATGCGAAGTTCTCACAGTGGttaaagaagatggaagctCATGGGAACAAGACCCCAGATACCCCTTATGGATCGGCTCACCAGATGGGAACGTGCCGAATGAGCGCCAAGGAATCCGACGGTGTTGTGGACGAGTATGGAAAGGTCTGGGGCTGTGAGAACCTGATCGTCGCAGATGCGAGCGTCTTTCCGAGTGCGAGTGGTGTCAACCCTATGGTCACTACCATGGCGATCTCTGAACACATTGCCTTGGCCATGGCAGAGGAGTTGGCTCGGGATACACAGGAGCGTCCTAGATTGTAGTATGTGTTTCCCCGAGAAACTTACTGTGTAATAGTACATAGCGTTAGTTCCATCCATGCAATCTATACTCCGGGTATTGTTTTCCGTTGTCGTCATTCTATCATACTGTTGCAAAGGCCTTACCTGAGAACGGATTCACTCGCTCATCGTACATGAGATCTTCAATCTAATGGGCGTATAGCAGGCGCAGACAAGGCAGATTAAGGGTGAAAATGAAACACGGACCCCAAATTGGTGGACCCCCAACGAACCTTGGTGTAAGACAAGCCCGTCGAAGGGCCGTATATTTGGCAGATTACAGCTATCTTGTCTTACTGCCGATCCCCGAGGGGGGGGGATCTACAAATAGATCTACAAAAGCTGATATCTAGGGCTTGGCACCCGCCAATCCCTCCTTGGCAGTATGAATCGCACTATCCGCCTTATACATAGATCAAGGTAGTAACTATTTACTCTAGTAGAATTGTCATTTATAGAAAACTACTAAGTTGGCTAATAAAAATGAGCCTCGGCTATATTTAACCTTTACTGGCTAAAGAGGAATGTAAAAGGTAAGGTCGAGTTTAGTTAGAGAATAATAAGTTATACAGTAAACTCGTTCGGAGAGGATAGAAGAAGTCTTGAATACGTCCTATATGCTTGGCTTGCGTAATGTGTTCTAAGTATAGACCTTTTCAGCTTTGTGTTACGCTGGGGGCTACTGCCTTGGTATTTGTGGCATGGAGAAGATTTGGGGGCCTTGATCTGCATAGTCTGTATACTGTGTAGATGGCTAAGCCGTGCCTGTAGAGCCATAGGTATAAAAGACTCTGTATCACCCAGCTCAAGTCTATCAACTACACTGAACTTCAGAACACTATCTTCCAGTCTATCTTCAAGTCAacattttttttttcataTACCCTCCACATCATGCACGTCTCAAAGCTCTTTATCGTCGGCGCCATTGTGACGGCCGCCGAAGCCTTTACATGTGCCAGAGAGCTATTCGGACAATGCTACTTCGTCGATGGCAACCCAGTTGGCCAGCAACAGCGTTGTGCTATTAAGTGCGAAGACAAATTTGGCCATGTCAACTGTGTCTGCCCGGACTACTACCCCAAGAACGACAAAGGATGGCCTTATTCTGGAAAGCATGAGTGCATTCCTGTCGGTGCATACAATGGCCGACACAAGTGCTATTAAGTAGCTCTCTATACATCCCCCCATTGGAAGCAAGTAAGAACGATCTTCAGGCATGGcatttaatatataaattGGTTCTTATGCTAACTCAACAGACCCTTGTATTGCTATAGTTAGACTATGGGAAGAGTTGGGTCGGGTTGCGATAGGGAAATTGAAGAGCCAGTAGCTAGGATGCTACTGGTATAGTGGGGATAGTTAAGCTTATTAGTACACCTAGGGCCTTCAACAGTATGAGGCTTAGAATTTCAGACTTTCCTACCTTGAGTCATTCCCCTCGGGATCTTCGCGTTTTCCCTGCTCACTTTTTGTATGAGGGTAATAGTTACGTTATGCCCCAGTAAAAATGTGACTGTTGGTTGCACAGGTACATTGAACTATCAATATGGCATCGACCTGATATTCTTAACCCTTGCTGGCAAGATGATTTTAGACTGCAACGCTGCAACGGCCCGACTGAACCTTGCAGCTAACCCTGAATTGATCTGTCAAGCTGTCAACCTGCGCGGGGTAATGAGGCTGTGTACCAGTTGTTATTGGTGCCTGTCAGGTGTGACAGTATGCAATGTTGGACGGTAACATGGAGAGCCGCAATTCTAGACCCCGGGCACAAGGGTACATGTCAAAAGGCCCTGAcgttgctgctgttggttgaaaTGGCACGACCCTTGAACCCACAGCTTACTAGGCTAGGTCAAAGCACCCCGGTCTACAGAGTTCGACTCACTGCCCTTCACATATAGGCCGCCTTCTTAACTTCATAAGATTATCTCCTTCCCTACTTGTTATCTTTTGCAGCACCACATTGCACTCGCCAATTACCTGAGCATTCCTAACACAATGAAAGATCTCCGCGAAGCTCTACTAGCTCCTTCTCCGAAAGGTGTTTCCGAAAACACGTTGTCGGAAACCGTGGCTCGAGACGAAGAGAGTGTGCGCCAAAGCATTGCCCGAggggaggatcttgaagaacttcgGGGAGCGGCATTCCACAATCGAACATGGGTCATCAGCGACCGCTTTTGCAatgttggcgatggcgtAGACTCTCTTGAGGGCTATCTCCATGATCTTTGGCACATGTACTACCAGGTCGCCCGCCATACAGCCCATGAAACGCCTGAACATGACCGAGTTGTTCTAGACATACTCAAGATCCAGGGACGCGGGGTTTTAACCCGACCCGCGCCGGGTGTTTTTGGGGTCGATATTGCACGAACAGTTGAAGGCGCGCTATGGAATGATCTACCCTTCTTGGTCACTGACATGACCAAATTCTGGGTCGATAACGCCGCAAAGCTTTCGAGCGCTCATCGCGTCAATTTTGCGTCTTTCTTGGCCAAACTGGCAGCAACACGCATCAGCAAGGACAGGGTGTGTCAGattgcccttgttctcttccgATCTGCGCTCGAAGAACCTCGAGAGCTTAACACGGGTCAAGGATCTGACCAAGAGGACAGAAGTCGAGACATGAGAGAGCTTGACGTTGTCCACTTGCTGCCGTCTGTCTCGATTTGGATCAAGGAGGCTGGCTACAATCTGATTCAACTGTCAGATGTATCGTGGAATGGTTGCCCTAGCGCTATTGGCGAGGGTGGCACCATGTTCGTCGAGTCAGTGCTTGGGAAACGATGCCCGTATGGATTCACACCTTGGCGCTGGATGTTCTGGCTCAAGCGTTTGCATGAAATCAGAGATGAGGCAAAGGAGGCCAAAGAGGAACGCCTAGAGGAATATGCTGCTGATGCCATTGAATCAATGCTCGGGGCGGTGGTAGAGCGTAACTCTGAGATTCTGAGAGCTTATAAGAGTGCTGGAAAAGACATGCACGAGGAAAAACATCTGTCTTGCTTGAAGGATCCAGCTCAGagcttggaagagctggctATGAGCCGGATGGATGACACTGGTGATAGCGAATAGTAACTTCCAGACTTTAGCTCTTAAGAACAGACACTCTTTTAATTGTATATGCCTTCTATGAAAACTATTTTGCTTCACATGCGCGAAAAACACCGGATAGCATGTTCTCATCTGCCAATACGTTTATATACATCCAAGGCTTATGCCTAGAGAGTCTCAAGTCTAAGCACCTGCTCCGTGTTTTATGTAAGAGTTAGCATTTTGGGATCATGGCATGTGGGCAGTGGCGTAAGCTGTGTTAAACCTATCATTTGTTTCAGCTTGGCAGAAAACCCCAGGTCGGAGTAAGACCACGATGCTATCTAGCAAAAGCTTCCACCCTCTTCAACGTATGCGGCTGGccccccttcttctcccataTACAGTAAACGCCGAACCGGGCCACGCGTTACGTTATGTAGATCACGGCCCGCATCTGCTTGGCTGAGGGATTAATTGAATGATACGGCAAGGCACAGCACAGAGTTTCTTTCGCGAGGATACAGGTGGATTAAACTGGGCTGACGTGGGTCGTTAAACAGCAGGCGTCTAGCGTTGTTCTCGTATATACGCTCAAACCAATCGGACCCTCTGTCGTATAGGACGCTATGACATGTTCCTAGTCATCCCTGTGGAGGCCTGCCGCCCGCGAAGCCCCGACCCCATAGCGGTTCAGAGCGGAGCTGATGGGTTTCTGTTTCGAGTCAACTTACCATTAATGCCTTTAAGAGATGATATGCATACGTATCTCCATGAAATGATTCTCTTGTAAGGGGCGACTTTCATCAGCTCTATAAGGACTCAAATTGATTGGGCTGCATGGAGGGATATCTTGGGGGCTGACAAGCACTCTTGGCATTCTGTCGGCAAATATATTCAAGTGGCCGCGACTGCCGAAGCGCGTGGCGTCCAGCCCGTCAAGTTGTATGTTCAAAGCTTGTGCGGTCTTGAATCACCTGTCTTTAAACTAGGTAGTCATTTAGGCTGTTTACATACCCACAATCTGGCTTTAGTACTTTCAAGTGAGCCAGGGGTCATTTCAGGCTCTAGTACCTGACCATTTGCGGCATCGTGGCGATATGCTTGCCATCTATCAATCAGATTAAGTGAAAGTGACTATTCAGGGACTATTGGCTTATTCTTGTGTATTAGCCTACGAGttccttcaacatcattaCGCCAAATGGGCGACTTGATCCAGTGATATCCGTTTGGCTCACATCTGAATCAGGTGAGCTGCGTGTTGGTTCCAGGACCACCTATGTCAAGAAAAGTTGAGTTGTTTGTTGGTTCTAGTAGTTCATGCACTGCATACACGAAGTAACACATGTAACTTCCATCACATTCAGCGAGAAAATGtaacaagacaagatcagcatTTATAAATTTTCATTGCCAGACAAGAAGTACGTAAGAGTGTGTTTGAGCTGCTGTTAACCCTACAGAATCAAGCACTCACAGCACTTCTACCTGGATACTCAGATACAAACTTCCTAGCCCTCCCCagatcgccatcaccaactgcaATATGCAGTTCTCTACCATCACTCTCTTGCTCCTTGCCTCCACGGGCGTAGCAGCCACTCCCATTTACTCTCCAGCCATGCCCCTCGATGCGAGGCGCAACTTGGAGAAACGCCTGGAGTATAAGGGAGTGAGTCAACAGCACTACATCCCTTGATACCTGGGAAAGATTCTCCACTAATCACACTGAATCTCTTTCTAGACATGCACCAAGTCCAGTAACACGTGCAGATACAAGGGCCCGAACGGCAGGACCACGTTCAAGAAGTGCGGCACCTTCGCCAACCAGAAGGTACAGTCTCGCTGATCCCCAGCTATGCTAAACTGACAATTTACTCTTTAGTGCACTAAGGATGGAGCTCCTTGTGTGTGGGAGAGTGAAAAAGGCGTTGGTGGTAAGGTCACCTGTAAATAGACTGTTTGAGAACCTGGCTGGGTATTACATGTCCTCAAACTTGACTGTGATTGGGACAAGCAAGATTGTGTAATGCTTCTCGAGGGCAACCTAGTTACGCATAGTGGAGCCTAAGGTTGTGCAATAATGTCCTTTCCAGATATAATTATACCTATAGCCGTGATGTCTCTTATCAGTGATGTAGTGTTGGTGTAGGACGAGAAAGAAATATCAGTATCTCCTGAACTATCCTCCCAGGTTTGCTGCCTCCCAATATGGAAAGACCATCGCATCAGGATCAAGGGGGAAACATGTTGTCAAAGCGTTCTGCAGAGACAAATCACCTTCCAAGAGTGTATCTAGCAGCCCATGCCTCTGGTGTTCCTGAGAGTATGCAGTCGATTCGTCTTCCACTATGAAGAATGAGTAAAGATATGCATTGAGACTGGTATACTAAGGACTAACCTTGTTGCCTCCCTGTGATGGTTTGGTGCATTTTGGTAAGTAAGTTGAAGGACTTGCGAATGCACAAGCTGAACGAAGAGATGGCCTCCAAGACTAAGTGGCATTTGTTTGATGCCTCAATTACGATAGATTGATCCAATGTGGCCCATAGTGAGGGGCAGAGCCGGCACGTCATAAGCACCAGGCTGGCGGTGCAAGCATCTGCAAATCATTATTAATCTATACCTGTATATCTGATCAGAATACCTACATAGGCTGTTCCACCACCATGCCTCGGCAGTCTCTGTGCGAAAGGTCTCGTGAACTAAGTTGATGAGCTGTATTGAAGAGCGTACGCATGCTCTAGCGCCGTCGTGCTTGAAGGATGAGTGCAAGTCGTCACTGGTGCCCTGTGAAGTATTTAGAGCTAAGAGCTGACTTAAGATTGGGCGGTATAGCATGACTTGTAGATAAGTAAACCTGACGTCGTTTTGTAAGCAATCCAGGCATGTCAGTGCTGTTTATATCGGATATCTTACCGTGACCGTAGCACATTTCTCTGAATGACGAGAATCGTAGCTTCGTGTGGCGGGATTGTCTCTCTAGCCATAGGTTCATGCCAGGAGAGGAATTTTGGAAGTCCAAGCTCGAAAACCCGAAGCTTCCCTTGTAGCTCGGCAAAGACGTCCATGCTTTGACTACTGATATCTGTGGGAGCGACAGCACCCTGATCATCGTGAGGCAGTTTGCATTGCCACGGTCTGTACACCTTTGACAGCATACTATCCAGGATGATACTTAGACGAACGCTCTCAATTTGGAACTGTAGTTTGACATCTTCATGACTTTCGGTGCTCTGAAGGTTGGAGACAGTACTCTCTGGTAAGGAAATTGATGAGATATTGGTGATCATCGTGGGCCGACCGAAGGTCATGCTCACCAGCCTATATCCGTTAGCGAGCATCAAAGGGGGTTGCTCTGTAACCTTACGTATCCAGAACAATACAGCCGTGCCACGTCCTTCGTCTGATGCGTTGCACTCGCGACTCTTGCGGACTATATGGCGGCAAGCTGTGTAGGCCCAAGCCCTGCGCCACTCGACAAGCCAGCCCGGTAGTATTCCAGCAGCGATCTGGAAACGAAGTACCTTGTAGAACCAGCGCAACGAGCACAAGAGTTTGCACAACGCTCAGGTCATTTATGTCCAGGAGTTCAAGGTTGACTTTATCCTTGGCTCGACTGAAGAAGACTTCATAAGCTTTCGTCTTGACTGCCGTGGAAAGATTCGAGAATATGCACCCCAATGCAAAGATGGCGTTtagggaagagaagaaagcaaCGGTGGTTGCATCTTCGCCAAGGCCTAGGTTCCGATACTCGTCTGGACATGTAGTTTGTCCGCTCGGCACCCAAAGTGAGTTGTAGCCATGCTCGAAAGCCTGCTTGTCGAACACGGGGTATACCCAGTATATGCGCTCGAAATACCTCTCTACAAGATGATCTGCTAGGCGCcgtggaggaagagcaaaCTTGTCGACATCGCCAAACAGATGTGTAGGCTGTGAGGTACAAGCTTGAGGATTTGAATGATGGCTTGATGGGGGGATTGCTGTTCCACAAGTCTCTTTCAAGAATGaggcagctgaagaagaaccatAGAAGCCCTCGCGTGTGCCACGATGATGTTCAATGTACTCTTCGGACGTGGTTGTGCCCATAGCAGTGACGCGTCTTGCATGACTGGAATTCTCAATACTTTCCGTTGCAGTGGTAGACAATGGGGTGAGTAGTTGGGTATGAGATATGCCCATGACGAGGGCGTCCAACTCGACTTGGCTCTCCGTATCCGGTGTATTTTCTGGCCAGGCCCGTCTACTGCTAGATCCATCTGGAAGGGCGCCTGGGATAGGTGCGTTGAATGCTGAAGCTTGTTGTAGCTGGCGTTCCAGATAGCGAATGCGATCGTGCAGAGCTCTTGTGTAACTTGAGCCACTCGTTAGTAAACGTTCGATTTGCTTACTAGATTTGTGTTACTCACTCGTCGCTGCATTCTGTACGTGCATTCCCAGCCCTGTAGACGCACTGTTCGATCCCCAGCGCCCGACGTCGACATGTGGAGCAGATC comes from the Fusarium verticillioides 7600 chromosome 11, whole genome shotgun sequence genome and includes:
- a CDS encoding hypothetical protein (At least one base has a quality score < 10), which produces MANVALLIGDRKQAKKVVLFFHGGGYAAPITKGHLDWCWRAYVLAGIEEGVEVAVAVLEYTLIPEARYPVQLRQAASGLAYLLHKGISPQDIIIGGDSAGGQLTAQLLCHLLQPLPTVPEITLAKPLAGAFLVSPWVAQSTDDASYRENAWIDMLPTPGIVAFTKELLGPDAEPTISAFPLDRDESSLAGMASVVSQMYVTAGTHEIFRDQVLAFKERVELLNPDLKLRFQRYENCAHDFIVIENEDGECTQDMKRWMLDLLAVE